One window of Nocardia nova SH22a genomic DNA carries:
- a CDS encoding HelD family protein, with product MREYAQRRLRTVLLETGGTPQARSERESFTQLYSEDLAKYDAAENGLCFGRIDLAPTEDTGDEPEHRYIGRLGILDEDDDYATLLLDWRAPLARPFYLATTAAPDGVTRRRHIRSRNRAVTGISDEYLDLDTARRAGAIEADDGGVGSESALLTALNAARTGHMTDIVETIQSEQDAIIRSEHRSVLVVQGGPGTGKTAVALHRAAYLLYTYRQQLDKAGVLIIGPNSTFLDYIGQVLPSLGETGVLLSTIGDLYPGVRATLEDSLRGGELKGSLDMLEVLKKAVRDRQEVPRDPIRLDFDGYELTLDRKIVTRARGRARSSRRAHNLARPVFAASVVDALTDQLAQIIGRDQFADTVDEADAAAGRRPSSAAARNLLSQADLTEIRDEMRADAGIQRAITQLWPILTPQQVLAELWAEPDRLARAADKHSAEDRKELFRALDPAGPAFSAADAPLLDELAELLGIDDAEERERSRRRWRAQLAEAQEALDILTGSAPQDLEDDLDPEILMAYDLIDAGQLAERQNVRNRQTTAERAAGDRNWTYGHVIIDEAQELSEMAWRMVMRRIPNRWITVVGDVAQTGDPAGASSWQRMLEPYVAKRWKLTELTVNYRTPAEIMAVAADVLTAIDPGATIPRSVRESGHPPRALRVPAGGSLAAVTDLVADEAQRPGITAVLAPHAIVGEFAALAGDSVRVLTVAEVKGLEFDAVVLVEPQAILDESPRGLNDLYVALTRATQRLSVVHTGALPEVLRALR from the coding sequence ATGCGCGAATACGCCCAGCGCCGGCTGCGGACGGTGCTGCTGGAAACCGGCGGCACCCCGCAGGCCCGCAGTGAGCGCGAATCGTTCACCCAGCTCTACTCGGAGGATCTGGCCAAATACGACGCCGCGGAGAACGGCCTGTGCTTCGGCCGGATCGATCTGGCACCCACCGAGGACACCGGCGACGAGCCCGAACACCGCTACATCGGACGCCTGGGCATCCTCGACGAGGACGACGACTACGCCACCCTGCTCCTGGACTGGCGCGCTCCCCTGGCCCGGCCGTTCTACCTGGCCACCACCGCCGCCCCCGACGGGGTCACCCGCCGTCGCCACATCCGCTCGCGCAACCGCGCGGTCACCGGAATCAGCGACGAATACCTCGATCTCGACACCGCCCGGCGGGCGGGCGCGATCGAGGCCGACGACGGCGGCGTGGGCAGTGAGAGCGCCCTGCTGACCGCCCTCAACGCCGCCCGCACCGGGCACATGACCGACATCGTCGAAACGATCCAGAGCGAGCAGGACGCGATCATCCGCTCGGAACATCGCAGCGTGCTGGTGGTTCAGGGCGGTCCGGGAACCGGCAAGACCGCGGTGGCGCTGCACCGCGCGGCGTACCTGCTCTACACCTACCGTCAGCAGCTCGACAAGGCCGGAGTGCTGATCATCGGCCCGAATTCGACCTTCCTCGACTACATCGGCCAGGTGCTGCCGTCGCTGGGCGAGACCGGGGTGCTGCTGTCCACGATCGGCGACCTGTATCCGGGAGTGCGTGCCACACTGGAGGATTCGCTGCGCGGAGGCGAGCTCAAGGGCTCACTCGACATGCTCGAAGTGCTGAAGAAGGCGGTCCGCGACCGCCAGGAGGTGCCCCGCGATCCCATCCGCCTGGATTTCGACGGCTACGAACTGACCCTCGATCGCAAGATCGTCACCCGGGCCCGCGGCCGGGCCCGCTCGTCGCGGCGGGCGCACAACCTGGCCCGCCCGGTGTTCGCGGCCTCGGTGGTCGACGCGCTCACCGATCAGCTGGCGCAGATCATCGGCCGCGACCAGTTCGCCGACACCGTCGACGAGGCCGACGCGGCCGCGGGGCGGCGGCCCTCGAGTGCCGCCGCGCGCAATCTGCTGAGCCAGGCCGATCTCACCGAGATCCGTGACGAGATGCGGGCCGACGCGGGAATCCAGCGGGCCATCACCCAGCTGTGGCCGATCCTGACCCCGCAGCAGGTCCTGGCCGAGCTGTGGGCCGAACCCGATCGGCTGGCCCGCGCCGCGGACAAGCACAGCGCCGAGGACCGCAAGGAATTGTTCCGCGCCCTGGATCCGGCGGGCCCCGCGTTCTCCGCGGCCGACGCACCGCTGCTCGACGAACTCGCCGAACTGCTGGGCATCGACGACGCCGAGGAACGGGAGCGCTCACGGCGGCGCTGGCGTGCCCAGCTGGCCGAGGCGCAGGAGGCCCTCGACATCCTCACCGGCTCGGCGCCGCAGGATCTCGAGGACGATCTGGACCCGGAGATCCTGATGGCCTACGACCTGATCGACGCCGGTCAGCTGGCCGAACGCCAGAACGTCCGCAACCGCCAGACCACCGCCGAACGGGCGGCGGGCGACCGGAACTGGACCTACGGGCACGTGATCATCGACGAGGCGCAGGAACTGTCGGAGATGGCGTGGCGGATGGTCATGCGGCGCATCCCCAATCGCTGGATCACGGTGGTCGGCGATGTCGCCCAGACCGGCGATCCGGCGGGCGCCTCGTCGTGGCAGCGGATGCTGGAACCGTATGTCGCCAAACGCTGGAAACTGACCGAGCTGACGGTCAACTACCGCACCCCGGCCGAGATCATGGCGGTCGCGGCCGATGTGCTGACGGCGATCGATCCGGGGGCGACCATCCCGCGCTCGGTGCGCGAATCGGGCCATCCGCCACGGGCCCTGCGGGTTCCGGCGGGCGGGTCGCTGGCGGCGGTGACGGATCTGGTGGCCGACGAGGCGCAACGGCCGGGCATCACCGCCGTGCTCGCACCGCACGCCATCGTGGGGGAATTCGCGGCGCTGGCAGGCGATTCGGTGCGCGTGCTGACGGTGGCCGAGGTGAAGGGCCTGGAGTTCGACGCGGTCGTGCTGGTGGAACCGCAGGCGATCCTGGACGAATCGCCGCGCGGGCTCAACGATCTCTACGTCGCCCTCACCCGCGCCACCCAGCGATTATCGGTGGTGCACACCGGCGCCCTGCCCGAGGTCCTCCGCGCTCTGCGCTGA
- a CDS encoding universal stress protein, protein MTAYRSIVVGTDGSDSSYVAVEKAAALAGDAGATLYVACAYYPTDDRDVAAAADVLKDEAYQVRGSAPTNEILRIARDKATAAGAVNIVERAVVGEPVESLLNLVKEVEADLLVVGNRGLNTLTGRLLGSVPSDVARKSRSDVLIVHTVR, encoded by the coding sequence ATGACCGCCTACCGGTCCATTGTCGTCGGTACCGATGGCTCGGACTCGTCGTATGTCGCCGTGGAGAAGGCTGCCGCCTTGGCCGGTGACGCGGGCGCCACCCTGTACGTCGCGTGCGCGTACTACCCGACCGACGACCGGGACGTGGCCGCGGCGGCCGACGTTCTCAAGGACGAGGCCTACCAGGTGCGCGGGTCGGCGCCGACCAACGAGATTCTGCGGATCGCCCGGGACAAGGCCACCGCGGCCGGTGCGGTGAACATCGTCGAGCGCGCCGTCGTCGGCGAGCCGGTCGAGTCGCTGCTGAACCTGGTCAAGGAGGTCGAGGCCGATCTGCTGGTCGTCGGTAACCGCGGGCTGAACACCCTCACCGGGCGGTTGCTCGGCTCGGTGCCCTCGGACGTGGCCCGCAAGTCGCGCAGCGACGTCCTCATCGTCCACACCGTTCGCTGA
- a CDS encoding AraC family transcriptional regulator, giving the protein MTDGDGAAEADALRPVPVPPPEVTKGILHPREQERHRLLSRLAAGPDTSGYVEWYWSVSWDLRGREPYQAQVLPFPSINVSFERSETRTGGFVNGVTTGKFVRELSGAGETFAAKFRPGGFGAFTGIDVGSLRDTSVALTEVLPQSAGLAERVLDATDIEERRDIVDAHFARALRDRAPDESYLLVLRVIAAMESDPDLTRVDQVTDRFGVPVRTLQRLFRRYVGAGPKWVLRRYRLQDGAQLLAQGRSADLAALALELGYFDQAHFNREFAREIGMAPLEYARASLLSQHAVSPERAADH; this is encoded by the coding sequence GTGACCGACGGTGACGGTGCGGCGGAAGCCGATGCGCTGCGGCCGGTTCCGGTCCCGCCGCCGGAGGTCACCAAGGGCATCCTGCATCCGCGCGAACAGGAGCGCCATCGCCTGCTGAGCCGCCTGGCGGCCGGGCCGGACACCTCCGGATACGTCGAGTGGTACTGGTCGGTGTCCTGGGATCTGCGGGGCCGGGAGCCCTATCAGGCGCAGGTGCTGCCGTTTCCGTCGATCAATGTGAGTTTCGAGCGCAGCGAGACGCGGACCGGGGGATTCGTGAACGGCGTGACCACCGGTAAATTCGTGCGCGAACTGTCCGGGGCGGGGGAGACCTTCGCGGCGAAGTTCCGCCCGGGCGGATTCGGCGCCTTCACCGGAATCGATGTGGGATCCCTGCGCGACACCTCGGTGGCGCTGACCGAGGTGCTGCCGCAGTCCGCCGGGCTCGCCGAACGCGTCCTCGACGCCACCGACATCGAGGAACGCCGCGATATCGTCGACGCCCACTTCGCCCGCGCCCTGCGCGACCGCGCCCCCGACGAGTCCTATCTGCTGGTGCTGCGGGTGATCGCGGCGATGGAATCCGATCCCGATCTGACCAGGGTCGACCAGGTAACCGACCGCTTCGGCGTGCCCGTCCGGACACTGCAGCGCTTGTTCCGGCGCTATGTCGGCGCCGGTCCGAAATGGGTGCTGCGCCGCTATCGGCTGCAGGACGGCGCACAACTGCTCGCCCAGGGCCGCAGCGCCGATCTGGCCGCGCTGGCCCTCGAACTCGGCTATTTCGATCAGGCCCATTTCAACCGGGAATTCGCCCGCGAGATCGGAATGGCGCCGCTGGAATACGCGCGCGCGTCGCTACTGTCACAACACGCCGTATCGCCGGAACGGGCCGCGGATCACTGA
- a CDS encoding diguanylate cyclase domain-containing protein — MVEAGEDRPDAVIDAEVLAQRYRTLVEHSPDGVIVHEDGIVVYANRAIVRLLDATGVDEVVGKPVTQFVAYRDLPAMLDRIARLNRSGDASETAEMTLVRCDGQAVEVETVAVLTVWQNRLAYQVVIHDLTAQRRAEAAQRRAEQHFTAVVSQLEEGVVVIDRDGRIESINPAALRIFGHEGDNLIGRRIDSLPLSLLDSNAQPLAPSQHPVARTLATGETVSRYVFGVDRQDGQRRWLSGSSRLLNPGAPDSPAVSSFNDVTEFRASRRQLEYQATHDPLTGLANRSLVLSRLATALGVDEQSPVSNVLFIDLDGFKAINDTLGHAIGDTVLQIVAQRLQRSLRADDVVGRIGGDEFLVLLSGHTRAGDLDTLITRLRRSMAEPIIARGHRIHVEASIGVTALHPGDARSPEAVLHDADLAMYRAKPATPDGTLGRRPNDSHAS, encoded by the coding sequence GTGGTTGAGGCAGGTGAGGATCGGCCCGACGCCGTCATCGATGCCGAGGTGCTCGCCCAGCGGTACCGCACCCTCGTCGAGCACAGTCCCGACGGCGTGATCGTCCACGAGGACGGCATCGTCGTGTACGCGAATCGGGCCATCGTCCGGCTGCTCGACGCCACCGGAGTGGACGAGGTGGTCGGGAAGCCGGTCACGCAGTTCGTGGCGTATCGGGATCTTCCCGCGATGCTCGATCGCATCGCCCGGCTGAACCGCTCCGGCGACGCCTCCGAGACCGCGGAGATGACGCTGGTCCGCTGCGACGGCCAGGCGGTCGAGGTCGAGACGGTCGCGGTGCTGACCGTCTGGCAGAACCGGCTCGCGTATCAGGTGGTCATCCACGACCTCACCGCCCAGCGCCGCGCCGAGGCCGCCCAGCGCCGCGCCGAACAGCACTTCACCGCGGTGGTGTCGCAACTCGAGGAAGGTGTGGTGGTCATCGACCGCGACGGCCGCATCGAATCGATCAATCCGGCGGCACTGCGCATCTTCGGCCACGAGGGCGACAATCTGATCGGCCGCCGCATCGATTCGCTGCCGCTGTCGCTGCTGGACTCCAATGCCCAGCCGCTGGCTCCCTCCCAGCACCCGGTCGCCCGCACCCTCGCCACCGGCGAGACCGTCTCCCGCTATGTCTTCGGCGTGGACCGGCAGGACGGTCAGCGCCGCTGGCTGTCGGGGTCGAGCCGGTTGCTCAATCCCGGCGCGCCCGACTCCCCGGCGGTGTCCTCGTTCAACGATGTCACCGAATTCCGCGCCAGCCGAAGGCAATTGGAATATCAGGCCACCCACGATCCGCTCACCGGACTGGCCAACCGGTCCCTCGTGCTGTCCCGGCTGGCGACCGCGCTGGGTGTCGACGAGCAGTCACCGGTGTCGAATGTGCTGTTCATCGATCTCGACGGTTTCAAGGCGATCAACGACACCCTCGGCCACGCGATCGGCGACACGGTCCTGCAGATCGTGGCCCAGCGATTGCAGCGCAGTCTGCGCGCCGACGATGTGGTCGGGCGGATCGGCGGCGACGAATTCCTGGTCCTGCTGTCCGGGCACACCCGGGCCGGGGATCTCGACACGCTCATCACCCGGCTGCGCCGGTCGATGGCCGAGCCGATCATCGCGCGCGGGCACCGCATCCACGTCGAGGCGTCCATCGGGGTCACCGCGCTGCACCCCGGCGACGCGCGCAGCCCCGAAGCCGTGCTGCACGATGCCGATCTGGCGATGTACCGTGCCAAACCGGCCACGCCCGACGGCACCCTGGGGCGGCGGCCGAACGACTCCCACGCCTCCTGA
- a CDS encoding DoxX family membrane protein yields MSLVVLIGRILFVILFASSAIGHLTQAEAMAGYVRSKGLPLPKESVLASGVLLLLGALSVLLGVWADLGCLLLLVFLLPTAFLMHPFWKESDAQARQAEMVHFNKDVALAGAALMLFAFFAHVDDLGATITGPLFHLG; encoded by the coding sequence ATGAGTCTGGTGGTGCTGATCGGTCGCATTCTGTTCGTCATATTGTTCGCCAGTTCGGCGATCGGGCATCTGACCCAGGCCGAGGCCATGGCGGGTTACGTGCGCAGCAAGGGACTTCCGCTGCCGAAGGAATCGGTGCTGGCCTCGGGAGTGCTGCTGCTGCTCGGTGCGCTGAGCGTGCTGCTCGGGGTGTGGGCCGATCTGGGTTGCCTGCTGCTGCTCGTATTCCTGCTCCCCACCGCATTTCTCATGCATCCGTTCTGGAAGGAATCCGACGCCCAGGCCAGGCAGGCGGAGATGGTGCATTTCAACAAGGATGTGGCATTGGCCGGCGCCGCCCTGATGCTGTTCGCCTTCTTCGCTCACGTCGACGATCTCGGGGCGACAATCACCGGGCCGTTATTCCACCTCGGCTGA
- a CDS encoding antibiotic biosynthesis monooxygenase family protein, protein MILEHALLPVLPDRTAEFEEAFDRARAVIARSPGFRGLTLSKSEEEPNTYLLLVRWERLSDHTEGFRGSAAYAEWKRMLHHFYDPFPVVQHFTTVFATCSPATTASPAEPN, encoded by the coding sequence ATGATCCTCGAACACGCACTGCTTCCCGTCCTGCCCGATCGCACCGCGGAATTCGAGGAGGCCTTCGACCGGGCGCGCGCCGTCATCGCGCGGTCACCCGGATTCCGCGGGCTGACGCTGTCGAAATCGGAGGAGGAACCGAACACCTATCTGCTGCTGGTGCGGTGGGAACGGCTCAGCGACCACACCGAGGGATTCCGCGGCTCCGCGGCGTACGCGGAATGGAAGCGGATGCTGCATCATTTCTACGATCCGTTCCCGGTGGTGCAACATTTCACTACCGTGTTCGCAACGTGTTCACCTGCGACTACGGCGAGTCCGGCCGAGCCGAACTAG